A segment of the Hyperolius riggenbachi isolate aHypRig1 chromosome 8, aHypRig1.pri, whole genome shotgun sequence genome:
CATGGGCTGCATATCCCATTACATTACAGCGATCAATGCATTGATcaccaggagaaaaagggaaattgtgctttTATAAATGCAGCATGATAAAACTGGAGATTAggttttaaaatgaacctgaagtgacatgaagaGATAAACCTCTACACATAGGATACTAGCCTCATTAAATGatgtgaagtccctttctgttttccagtgcaGTAAGGATTACTACTGAGTTAGCTATgcagaagagcttctctgagcttgttAAAATTTAGTTTTCTGAAAAGCCTAAACAGCCAAGAAAAAGTTTGAGACAGCTCGTctcaaaaaatacacctttagttGTTATAAATGCATCTCTGAGCTTGTTGACGTCAGTCCAGTTTTCTCAAGAGCAAATAAAAGTTTAAACAGACAAGAACCagtgtcagaaaacttgggataaggttttactgcaggaacgttcaaaaggtcattagctctgcttgtttaACTGCTTAAAAGGCAGAGTTTGGATTATAAACTGCGACAGgctgatacaatgttataaacaAAGCTATATAGCGGAAAATAAAAATTtgacttctttgctactaatattctgttTAGcatccatactacacacacacacacacacacacagttcattatctcatatAGTCcatcttcaggttcactttaaaaagcaaGTAACTATAACAACCTATTGTCAAGGATGGATATCAGAGAGGAAGCAAATATCAGCACACATCCCCTGCACCAGACAAGTGACTAGAGGGCAGGTGCTTCTGTATGAACCACTATGCATGGGTGCTTATGCTGTGTTTAGACCTGCATTTCTCAAGCATGGCTTCAAATCTAAATAGGATTAATGGGAACACTGAAATATTGCTGATTTCTGCCATGTATAATGTTGTACTTTTGGAAATTAAGCATGCTCTAAAGCAGAGAATGTTTTAATAAGAACATCTATAAAATCCCATTTTTTACTACCGTAATGGCAAGAGACACGTGCACTTAGCTTGAAGGAAaattgaagcaagagggatatggagtctgctaTAAtgagttccttttaaacaatacaagttgactggcagtcatgctgatctattggctgcagtagtgtctgaatcacacccctgaaacaagcacgctgctaatcttgtcagattttttgtGTTATAAATCttttctgtatgcttgttcagggtctatgacaaaGTATTTCAGGCAAGaagatcagcagtacagccaggcaaccagtgtttaaagagagcccgaggtggctaaaccacccccccaaaaaaaaatccatcaACAACATACTGCCTGCTCCATGCCGCCTCCCGGATGAGATGTGGACCCGTTCGTCCTCCACAGCCGATGTAAGGCCTGATCACCGGCAGATTAAATCAAAGATTCCTGAAACCCGGAAGTACTTCCTTGGTCGCTTCTTAGCTTCCGACTGAGGAAACCAGCGGAGGCGGGTAGCCAAGTGACGCAGGTGGGGGGAGCTAGGCactggaggaggcggggaggcagatgattggctggctgcaggttaACAGCAGGCTAGCGGCAatcagattgtcactagcctgtcGTTATTTTTCAGGGGGGACTGGCAGCGAcactaggacacagaggcatgtcattatgcagagaacatgcctcggtGTCCTATTATCTTTAGAAAATTgcctcaggttcgctttaaaaaggaaaaataggtcagcctccaaatcccttttcaagttccctttaacctcaTGAGGGCGTAATCTAGGCCCTGTTTAGGACCGGTTATGCCTGCGAGGGAGAGCTTAGATTTCAGCTACTCTCACACAGTCCCGTTGCGCTTATCGCTGTATTCCGTTAGTTCTGTGTCATGGTCACAGCGGAGCTTCTTGCCCTGGTCAGGAccttgtgagccaatcacagagtacagttttttctttttttttttaaagaaacccgaggtgagttctaacaatgctaacagcacagaggctgggtctgcatatactgcccagcctctattgctattccaatcccccctaagttcccccttcgctctgctatgccccataaataaTCAGCCGGCCTGTCGACACAGCGTgtcacagccggctgtttacctctgtgtcagtctcgctgctccccgcctcctccatagctctggtccctgcctgcatcccttccctccccgctgattggaggaaagggacgcaggcggggaccggagctatggaggaggcggggagcagccgagactgacacttacaGAAGTGAACAGCCGGCACAGCTCCGCtgatgatttatggggcatagcagagcgaagggggaacttagggggggattgggatagcaacataggctgggcagtatatgcagacccagcttcTGGTGCTATTAGCATTGTTAGAACTCACCTCTttaagcctctggtccttaaggggctagAGACTGCCGGTCCACAAGTGGCTAAGCAAGCTTCACCTGTCCCTCCGCTTTCCTCTTCTGACCCAGAAGCCTTTCCTTTCACAATAACTAAATAAGTTCATTCATCAGCAGCACAGACTATGCTTTAATAGCAGTGTGATCTTCATCGCCACTCTTGGCCAAAAgcaaaaataaatcaaattacaTCCAAAATCCATGATttacatatataaataaataggaaaaatatatttcagaatgtattgCATAAATACCCGGAAAAGCAGGCATAATGTAAACAAGCGCTGTACACATCTACTGTACACAATACACTCCCCCCCCAGGGGTCCTGCTGCAGCACTTCACACAGGAGGGAGCAACTAAATACATCTCATACAGGGAAGCATAGCATGAGCCAGAGTGCAGGGGAAGGACTCTGCCGCCCAGTCTGTGTATGAGTATAGGACCGCATCCCTGTGCCAATGGTCCTCACTTTGGTGACAGGTCATCTAGTGATATGAATGAAGAGCAGGAGTTGGAGCAGGCTGCTGGCGAGTCAGTCACACAGCTGTCTTTAGGTGTAGAGTCGGAGGAGGATCCGAGGCTGCTACTATCAAGATCTGATGAcaggctgcaaaaaaaataaataaaatgaaattaTAAGTCATGTCTTCAGTGTATTGCAATTATACAagtgttcttaaaggataccttagtggaaAATGAAAAATAGGCTACGCGTCATTTTATTttccactaaggtatcctttaaggtgcccatacatctagcaattttgctGTACAATTGACCGTGCGATTCACTAATTTTATCGAATCAAGCGTGCTCCAGTatgcccaatcgatgaaaagtggctgatatgtTGACCAGCTTAGCCGATCGAGCAGGATGCCAGATATcggtcgatcgcacaggaatcggtTATGGGTTAGGGATCATTCGATCgactgaattcatttttgcattcagagcatgaagACAACATCGATCAGATCGATCagtgaattgcataggatatTGCTtatagtgtgtgggtcactagttgatagtctttcgatcaaccatactgaagtctaTTCCCCAGTAAAGTCGATCACTTACtcaattgaatcagaatcgctagttGTATGGTTTCCTTAAAAATTAAAGCCCTGTAGGGTGACTGCACTTTAAAGGATATCAGAGGTGACATGATGTAATACATTGTTGTACCTACTTTCCTCCATACAGCCATCCTGACAAGTACGGTGTCCTCTTGTTTGCTCTGAATGCCACCTTTTCCTAGTAAATCTGGCTTGACTAGGCCTTGCCCCCCTGCTGGGTCAGGATCTTTGACCCGGATCCAGTAATCCTTGCGCAAGCAAAGTTTGGCCGTTTACGCTGTGTGCATGTGCTCTTTGAATACACATTATGCTGCAGCCGCGCTCCCAGTGGTCTGAGAACGGCATGCACACTCATCACTGGCCTCAGTGCCACGCCTACTCAGCGTGTCCAGCTGCATGCACAAATAGGTGCAACCTCGCATGTATTCATGCCAGTTATGAGAGTGAATGTGCTATTCTCAGGAGACTGATACTATTAGCCTCCCCAGGCATCCAGCAATACGCCTCTGTTTGCCACTCTAAAATCCTTAACAGGAAACTGTCCTGAAGTAGGGCATACATTGATCTTTTTCCTAACCGCCTCCATTAGATCCTAcactgcacttgtggctgttctagcctgatgcagtGTAGGATCTACGCCGCCCACTGTGatcatgcgcacccgagagggaagATTAAGCCGTCATATCTCCTCTGATCGGCAGCCACCGcgcatggctgctgatcactgctaTCGCTGGTGGATTGTAGTGATCACAATTGGCAGCTGTggcagtggagggggggggggggggggggttagatgtGTCAGAGAAGAGAATACACTCATCTCCCTGCTGTTCCCACAacgatcggcgctccccaccgctctggccggcatccctgctctctgacgtcagtgccgggtcccggAACTGAGCTGCAgtaggagcggagatgccggccagagcgtaggggtccactgcggctcattgctggagcctggaaggtgagtaatgGCAGCCATAGAGGCGGGGGTGGAAACACacctggctacaggggggacactgtGCCCAGCAAGCCCCACTGGATGTATGGCTGCCTGACCCACcctaaacgcccccccccccccccccgtagcataaaaaacgcctggtccttaagaggggtgAAAGGGAGGGGGTTAGGCGGccagtccccaaagggttaacttTCCGTTTTGAGTAATAGTATCATACAGTGCAGAAGGACAGAACATTGCAGATAGGGGCTGGACAGCCACAAGAACATCTTTAAAATGAATAGGCAGTCGATTACCTTCTTTAAAAACTGaagctctctttaaagtggacttgaacgcttgacaaacagagagaaatgcaccgtgtgtttttagagagagaaAAACAGGTccgatttcccctcatctgtaagtaatcacaggtgtaatttgatctctcagctgtgtcagcacagaaatccagcaaagCTAATAAGTTAAGACAGGCTGATAACACTGTCTGCTTCCAAGACACCAGGAAGACACACTGcctatttattgcaggagttctgcaaGCTGTAACAGAGGAATGTTTTTTGCTTTaacttgctcatcttttagagcagagaggaagttctgagttcaggtccgctttaagcagccATGCAATTACAAAGGCTGAACACCTTGACAGGATCAGTCTAGCAGTTGCagtcatcagaaaaaaaaaagggtgatAGTGACGAATTTATGAACATGTTAACTGTTTAGATGCTTCAACAACTCACCAGCTGTAATCTGAGAGGTGTGTCATGTCTGGGGACAGCATGTTTGTTGTTCCTTGAAACAGCCTCTTTGGTTGGGATTCTATttccatttcacctgaaaaagtaaaTACATTTAGTTTTGGAAATTTAGATTAATCAGCAAGGCAAACAGTTCTTTATATTTCACCAAACGCAAGCAGAAATGTAAACAGAAATGTCAATGGACCAGAGAACTGCCAACACTACCTGTAAACACTGCAGGTGAGTTCAGGGTTATGATTAGCTTTAAAGAactaatcaggtatgcaagtgacccaGTTGGAGCGTAGCCCTCACTCATGAGAATAACAGCCATACAACTTATTgaatgcaggggatagataaaaaaggtcaatagttcatattttttgctttaaagcgaacctgaactcatgCGGTTGCAAAAAACacgttgttacagcggatacaaatcctgaataaatctgcagcgtgtccatttcctgctttcatggtagcttccatgtcaagtgacaggcagcctattgggtcaaagtGTGGTGATCACGTCCTATAAAGTCACTGGACccgaaggggctcagggcaggatgagtggagcgccCGTTATTGGCAAGGAAGGGGTGCAAGTTACCTgcgctcgctatgctgcactaccacagcatagcgtgcgctgagagCGCGCTCCTCTGACAGCTTATTTACGCACACTACCATTAGCGTGCAGGGACTTAAAATGAAGCCGCGCTGATTGAATTGcgtgagtaacaggaggttactcacgCCATTTACGTTagagaatcaaccccattgttagGAGTAGGATAGATGCAATGGtttacctcaggtttcctttaaaaacacataaaacaccATTGCTAGGCAAAACGTTTCCATTTGATAGGTTATAGCCTTGCTGACTACAGGctacctgtatgtatatatagtatattttaATCACTCTGCAAAGTTACCCATGCCTGTTTGACACCATACCTTTTCTCTTTATAGGGCCGAGTACACTTGGACGAATGCAGTTGATGGGACTCTGACTCCTCCTGCTAATAAAAACGATGTATGTTTGAGTCAAAATGAACAGCACACACAAGCAAAAAGCAGTTTAAAGATAATATAAAAAATTGGAGCAGTTGCATATCCTGAGTGAAACTAGGACCATAACTTGTCAACTGCTTAACATCTACACCACTTTTCTTTGCACATCTCTAAGGACAATACTGGATCTTGTTCTTGGGACATGGCCAACTACTTTTGTTAAGGGAGGTACACATATCAAAGTGCACAAACAAACACACGACAAACCACATTTACAcaacttgtttttttccacaccaaccaactgaacgacCATCTCATTTCATGCGTGCGCAAGGGAAACAACTGACTGCACGATATGGCCgcatacaaaaacacaaaacaagtGCATCGTTCAAGTTACGTTGTATACATGACGTTACCAACTGCACAACATCAGCCCAACAGTTGTTTGAGTCGATCTGCCAAATAAACCTCCACCCATCAGTCGCTCGTCTAGTCGCCTGCCACGTGTATACACCTGATGACAGACCAAAATCCTACAACAATCAGGCGGTTTGATTGAGCGTATGTACGGGACTTTAGACTAGAAAGGTGTACTACGGGAATTTTACAACTTCACCAAAAATACAACACTGAAGCTCTGAACTTCTACCTACTGGAGTAACCTGATGAAGAATCTGAAAACCATCAACTAATAGGCCATTCACATTTACAAATGGCCGCTTACCCATCAGTGGTTGCCACTCCAATGCCAGTGTAATGTCTAacagcaggtacaccactcctgcaaacAAGCTTGGTAGTTGTAGAAGGaggcactgcacacacacacactacatgtgAACATACCCTTCCTCAGGTGAAAGGCCATTCAAATTACTGGTGCCCTCCCAAATGTGATAACATTTCTGTGGTGCACCTTCTACAGTGTTTCTTCATAGAAGCAAGTCATACTTACGTTGTGAAGCGCCTGGTTGGGCTGGGTATGGGACTCGGAGGCAAGCCATTGCTGCTCACAAACATTTGTAGAGATGGAGAGAAACATTGCTGTAGGTATGAAATAAATTAAATTACAGTTACTTCACTGCATGAAGAAGTCCACCTAGATGAAGATAATTAGTAGAGTTAAAAAGAAACCCAAGAAAAGTTAAATAGAatttatatacttacctggggggcTTCCCACAGCCTGATGTACTCCGTGGACTCCCGGGCAGCTCAATCCTCTCCGTTAGGAAGGCTTCAGTCTTGCCAGCTGGGCTGCACTGCGCAGGTAGTACTGCAAAGGCGCAGAACACGCTTGGCAACGGAAGTGCAACACCGCGCAGTCCACCCCAACCGGCGTGACTGAAGACTTTTTGTCGGAGAAGATTGAAGACGAACAGAGCCACCCCGGAGGAAAGTGAGGGAGCACACCAAGTACatggagctagaggaagccccaggtaagtattcttCTATTTCACttctttcaggtacactttaagtgtggCCTGCTGAGAACTATACCTACAGCCCAGGATCAACTTTTAGCTTGACTGAGCACAGTAGTGAAATCCTAACcctttctgtaccagcagtctctggccccttatagACCAGAGGGACTGCTggtacccaaccccccccccccccccaaaaacggGGCCTTCCCCCCGGTTTTTGCCGCACGGACCCGCCACTCTCGTATCGCCGCATGCCCCTCGCTCTGCCATTGCTATGATGGCATAAATCTGTGAGCTGTCagaagccactttcattggctcctgatcctgtcaTCATTGTGAGCCAATGTGATCACGGGGTGAGGATCCAATGAAAGCGGTtcatgaccggctcacagagctctgcaatCATAGCAACGGCAGAGCACGGGGCTTGCGGCGAGAGAGATTGGTGGGAGTGTCGGGTCCACCTGgcacggtaattgaaatctacgccctagcAGGAATAAACAGCaacaaacagggtgtagatttcaattaccgcagTCCAGACGCGGTTAAGGAATCGCCTCAAATACatagacagaggcgctattcgtgctactgacgagctactgtttgtcccctatcttattgcctgatgaagcgtgctgtgcctgcgaaacgcgtggcatctttttggggtaccaataataaatgtatttgtttaattcagacagtattttgagtctgctttccggaggtaagtccaccactgcctcccagcaaattttaaaattgttattaccttttatcctgctggcgcctctgttctcttacgcctCAAATACGGTACACAATTATGACAAAGCTGTGTGTAATATATGTAGTGCAAAATGGTTGTAAGGGAACAAGCATTGAAGAAAAGTGTTGCACTGATGTGTTCGGTCAGTGTAAGAGTATTATACTGCCACTCAGCATGTACTTTAAGGCTGGCAGCCCTGAAAACTCCTGATTTTATTGCATGTGTGATTAAATGTGTCCTATGGAGGGAAAGACACATCATAGTTTAACATGCACTTCAATGATCAGATCGCCAACAATCCATGCAGCTCTGACAGTACCCAGCATGACCAATAATGACGGAGCTGCATTTATCAAGTGACATCTGCCACTGGGCCATATGAGAGGACTGGATGCGGACAATAAGATGAGGATTTGGagttcatgcaaatttaatgcaaatgtatacatCTAGGAGGGTCAGAGAAGAGCACATATTtctaacttgcatgcaaattgtatgaatACCCTCCCTGTCAGTCTGGAGTGGTAACCCTGCATACTAAGGGTTGCTCTCACGAGTAAATTAGAGTGCCTAaggactcaaattcgtgatttaaatgagcattaaagggactccgagctcagcgaaaaaagtaaagttgtactcaccagggtctttctccagcccagtgctggtcgggaggtcccacgccggcgtcctggctcctctccttcaccccgctccggtatggctgacaggccgcagcccgggcgacactcggtggagtgtcgggctgcagcttccgcgtatgacgcggattacgtcacacgccggccgcctcgcgtcatcacggcgtgaaagtactgcgcatgcgcgattaaagcgcgcatgcgcagtactttcacgccggccgccgtgatgacgcgaggcggccggcgtgtgacgtaatccgcgtcatacgcggaagctgcagcccgacactccaccgagtgtcgcccgggctgcggcctgtcagccataccggagcggggtgaaggagaggagccaggacgccggcgtgggacctcccgaccagcactgggctggagaaagaccctggtgagtacaactttacttttttcgctgagctcggagtccctttaattactgcAGGTGTGTGGCAGGGACATAAGGAGTTATTTACACATAAATCTGCATCTTCCCTGCGCTACAAATAGCTTGCATgcatcctattggacgcgttgcaagcctagccaacccgcacttcctccttccaacttGGAGGAAGTGCAGGttggtgaggcttgcaatgtatccaataggacacgtgcaagccatttggagcgcagggaggatgcggatttatgggtaaataacccctcatGTCCCCGCCACACACCTGCAGTAATTAATGCTCAGttaaatcacgaattcgagtacTTAGGCACTCGAATTTACTTGTGAGAGCATGCCtactgcatacaatctgcataagggctggaacccactagcagcactttctaagcactagtgatttgagaagctcttgctaatgtaatgctatgggggatttttttttttttttttttttttttttaaatcacatcccTGAAGCagaatcacacccatagcattccattagcaagagcttttcaaatcacaaagagcTCAAAAAAGACTTACAAAACAATTGCTATTGGGTTCTAGGCCTGaaagctggaattatttgcatctcattggtccaatccaagctgaataaatttgacataaaatctgcatcaactcaaaatgatttgcttcTCATTTACCAGCTCTAGAGGCcacagtaaggcctggaacccactgaaacccgcaaatgcaaaacgcaaccgctagcgttttgtctgagcggtttgcaagcggattcatgcgcgtttttggtcgtgttttgcaacattgtatttttttccccagcgggtgcctagcgttttgcgtttttatcctgattggtcctgtgaattatttttcattttgttacagtgtgcttaaccgcaaaacgctagcaaaaccgctcagtttaggttttgctgagcgtttctgctagcgtttcaatactttacattgaagcgctaacgctcccaaaatgctgcatgtcctgcgtttgcgtttctgagaacattaacattagcccagcgttttggcaaactgctagcgtatcgcagtgctgccaaaacgctgccaaaagcgctcctgtgggttccagccctaaggcctcttttccatgaactgttgataggcagtgaaatgcctctcaaactcttacaactgctcactgctgcctggtaactgctcactgctgcctggcaactgcttgctgtgcacacagttcaacagtccatagaaaagaggcctaagtgaagCGGATTCTCTGCAGACACCTGCAGTGATTTCCTGTTTTGTAAACTATTAACAGAACAGCTCAGTATGGCTGCAAGCAAAAACACAACAGCTAATTATGTCATCTTTTAGCAAACCTTGCTATATATCAATACAGTAGAAACTCTTTATATTAAACTCCAGAGGACCAGtaaaagtttactatatcagaattggccatacattgtatatttatacacattTGCTGAGACCTgatgactgagtttactatatccagaggattAATACatcagtttactataacgagagtcTAAGTAAGTTATCGCCAGGCAGATGAATTGTATTAAATCTATGTCACTTTTGAGGGCTATGAATGATCAGTGTCAATCTGCCAAGACATTATAGAAATCAACCcgcctaaaaaacaaacaaaacaacaacaaaaaaaacaaaatttccCAGTTAACGTGGACCTTGAAATAATgccattgcttatcttttagaacagagaggaagttctgagttcaggtccgctataaCATGGGACAGCTGTGTGCCTTTACCATCCCACAGCACGCTATAACAGAGCTTTTCACCACCCTAGCATGGCCGAGTTTGGGTTGACAATgaagcctatttggcagggcaCTCTTCCCTGTGTGCTCTTCTCAGataccatatggactcagtgacacGTCTGCTGTATTCATTCCTACATTGCAATCTGCACTGCAAATTATATGGGTATTTTCATGGAGGGGCTACTCAATGCTCCTTTGCCTAGCACCCCCTTGTGGATGGCCCACAGGAGAACATGCAGAAACTATTGCATCTGTGACCTCAGAAGCTCTGCTGGAAATCAAAAAGGAGAATGTACAAAGCTGTAAAGACAAGGAAGGTAGGAAGGGAGGAAAATACTACCTTTCCTATTCCTCTGGTAGGAGAGGGAGCTGGTGACACTGGTGCAAAATCAATACGCTTTGGAGAAGAAGATTTATCCATCTTGTCAAAGTCATTGTCGCTCTATAAAGGGAAACAAATACTTAAACATGAAATAACCACCACCATCCTACTGTGTGCAAGATATATACATTAAATTACTTCTAGCTACCAAAACTAAAACCAGAGATTTCAATTACCGCAGTCCAGACGCAGTTAAGGAATCGCCTCAAATACAGTACACAATTATGACAAAGCTGTGTGTAATATACGTAGTGCAAAATGGTTGTAAGGGAACAAGCAGAAAAAAGTGTTGTACTGATGTGTTCTGTCAGTGTAAGAGTATTATACTGCCACTCAGCATGTACTTTAAGGCTGGCAGCCCTGAAAACTCCTGATTTTATTGCATGTGTAATTAAATGTGTCCTATGGAGGGAAAGACACATCATAGTTTAACATGCACTTCAATGATTTCCGGGCTTTTTACGACCGATTTCCGTTAACTCTaataggaaattgatcggaaagcaaatcggacatgtaagATTATCGATCAAGATAAtatagggaaggctctgggtcctatagagccttcccattcctctcacaaTCCACTCATTCCAGCACATTCACTGCTGTTCAAATCTCCCActgcaggaggcttcagaagtccctgggat
Coding sequences within it:
- the LOC137529058 gene encoding PABIR family member 2-like isoform X3, with product MAQEKMELDVEIPSDGSLRRSNSAPHINGLSDHSPVFQPFGCRARRNSTTVVNRQSLMPSSSPIRIPSSRLYQLKREEGVDLVNRETAREREIQAAMQMSVSWEESFSLSDNDFDKMDKSSSPKRIDFAPVSPAPSPTRGIGKQCFSPSLQMFVSSNGLPPSPIPSPTRRFTTRSQSPINCIRPSVLGPIKRKGEMEIESQPKRLFQGTTNMLSPDMTHLSDYSCLSSDLDSSSLGSSSDSTPKDSCVTDSPAACSNSCSSFISLDDLSPK
- the LOC137529058 gene encoding PPP2R1A-PPP2R2A-interacting phosphatase regulator 1-like isoform X4; amino-acid sequence: MPSSSPIRIPSSRLYQLKREEGVDLVNRETAREREIQAAMQMSVSWEESFSLSDNDFDKMDKSSSPKRIDFAPVSPAPSPTRGIGKQCFSPSLQMFVSSNGLPPSPIPSPTRRFTTRRSQSPINCIRPSVLGPIKRKGEMEIESQPKRLFQGTTNMLSPDMTHLSDYSCLSSDLDSSSLGSSSDSTPKDSCVTDSPAACSNSCSSFISLDDLSPKKLLTQVHAGRELSEEPWISESVTFLLA
- the LOC137529058 gene encoding PABIR family member 2-like isoform X1; the protein is MAQEKMELDVEIPSDGSLRRSNSAPHINGLSDHSPVFQPFGCRARRNSTTVVNRQSLMPSSSPIRIPSSRLYQLKREEGVDLVNRETAREREIQAAMQMSVSWEESFSLSDNDFDKMDKSSSPKRIDFAPVSPAPSPTRGIGKQCFSPSLQMFVSSNGLPPSPIPSPTRRFTTRRSQSPINCIRPSVLGPIKRKGEMEIESQPKRLFQGTTNMLSPDMTHLSDYSCLSSDLDSSSLGSSSDSTPKDSCVTDSPAACSNSCSSFISLDDLSPKKLLTQVHAGRELSEEPWISESVTFLLA
- the LOC137529058 gene encoding PABIR family member 2-like isoform X2, with amino-acid sequence MAQEKMELDVEIPSDGSLRRSNSAPHINGLSDHSPVFQPFGCRARRNSTTVVNRQSLMPSSSPIRIPSSRLYQLKREEGVDLVNRETAREREIQAAMQMSVSWEESFSLSDNDFDKMDKSSSPKRIDFAPVSPAPSPTRGIGKQCFSPSLQMFVSSNGLPPSPIPSPTRRFTTRSQSPINCIRPSVLGPIKRKGEMEIESQPKRLFQGTTNMLSPDMTHLSDYSCLSSDLDSSSLGSSSDSTPKDSCVTDSPAACSNSCSSFISLDDLSPKKLLTQVHAGRELSEEPWISESVTFLLA